TGACTGATTGACTATATCCAAATCAATGTAGGAAGTGGCTTTCGGCTCGACTTCTTTTATAGGCGCATAGCTCCTAAGGTTATCCTCGGACAACTTTTCTTTCTCAGAAGGATGCCGTTCAAAGTAATCACGGGGCGTGAAGTGATAACCACATTTCTGCTCGTGGTCGCAACGCCCCACGTAATCAGGGAACTGGATTCGTTTCTCCGTATCAATGTATTTGGAAAAACATCTTTTGCGGTGGCAGTTCGGGCAAGTATGCCGTGTGCAGACACCTTTGTAAGGTTCTAAAATGAATCTATGTGTACTCATTGTTTGTTTCTTTTTAGGTGTGTCACTTTTGTCGTTATTGTCGTTTTCGCTTGGAAAGTGTCAAAACCGACAAAAATGTCACGGGTTAATCTTTGAATATTCTCCATGTTTCTCTTTGCGGAACAGAGTCCCGATATTGTCATTGAGAAATCGTTGAAATGTCCGCTCCTTCATCCCGTTTTGCTCGGCTATCTGTATGGCTTGGGCTGTCGTAAAGGAAGGAGGCAGCAGATTGACTATCACCTGTTGCTGGCTGTTAAGGGCATTCTCATTCAGAATATTTTGTACGCTCAATGCGGACTCTTTGAAATACTCCGTCAGTTTAATGGCTCTCTCCACCGTCAATAGGTCAATACAAGCCTTGTCACACTCTCCGCAAGTCCATCGTGCCAGTTGGATAATCAGACAAAAGCGGATGATGTATATCTCCAACTTGCAATAGATACTCACGATGGTGTCGTTCGTTTCCCGGTCGCACAACTCAGAAAAATGGTGCTGCCATTCATAAAGCCGTTTCTTGGCATCCTCCGTGAAGAGAAGAATTTGTGGTTCTATCTCTCCAAATTCATTGAGGACATACTCTTGTTGTATCAGCTTATCAATAATGGCATTCCATTCTTGTTCGATGTTCTCCGGTAGTTCCTTGTCATTCCAACGAGCCTTCTGTTGCAGATTGGGCATCACAAACAGAATGCGGTCGATGAATCCGTTACTGGAACGTTCACCTTTAGCCAACTCACTGAGAATCTTCTTTTGAATAGTACCAATAACTGAGATATACGGTCGCTTGATGAAGATGGAACTCTTGGCATTCTTGCGGTCGGATATAGTGGTCTTGGCACTGAACACCGACAGCCAGAACTGTTCTTCCGAACCGTTGTTATAACGGTTGAAGTTCTTGAACCAAGCGGACAATTCATCAGCCCATAAGCATAAACCTCGTTTGTTTTGCGCATGAATAAGACTCAATCCCTCAGGTGTTACATCCGAAATCAAGAAGCGTTTACGGACTGGTTCCTGTGGAAATTGTTCTTCACCGCTTTCCGTTCGTTCTTTGCGGCTCATACTCATCAGCTCATCATACTTGGCAAGAGCCTTTTCAAAGACTTGATTTTGCTGATAGTCATAATCAAGAAACGGCTTCATCGCAAAGCTAAGCGGATGGCTTTTGTTTGCTCCCGGTCTTCCGATCAATGCCATATACAGAATAGGACTTTCTATCCAGCCTTGCTTGATTTGGGCAAGATGCGTGTTGCCGATGCCAACTGCAATCGCTGTAAGAATTGCAGAGGCAATGTAGTCAGTCGGGTAGTTATGGCATTCGTGAACCTCACTGATGATGCGTTGGATTTTTGTCGGGAATATGCTGACAGGAAAATCAGTGCCAGCCAATCGCATACTTAAATCAACCGCTTCGTCAATGATGGATGCCGGATTAATAGAGGATGTATCCATAGTTCTACTCATTAAAACTTCATGGATGATTTGGACTTATGACGGACACCGCCTTGCATATTTGCCAGCATCTCCTCGTAAGTCTGTTCTGCACTCTTTCTACGCCCGTTCTCAATCCAAGCAAGAAGTTCGTCCTCATAGAAATAGAGTTTCTTTCCTTTCTTGTAAGCCGGAAGCAGCCCTTTGCGTACCAATGTATAGATGGTAGGCTTTGCTTTTCGGATGATACGGCAAGCATCCTCTATTTCTACCAACACATGTTTGTCAGATGGCTGTGGCTGGAGTTCCGCTACCATCTTTTTCAACTCGATGACCTGTTCGGTCAGATAACCTACCGCTTCGGGCAGCTTATCAAATGTTACTGTTTCTTTTTGCATACGTCGCTCGTTTTTAATTGTTCGACGGCAAAGGAAACAGGTGTTTCAATGGTGGAATCATTCACCAAAATATAACTGATGAATAACTTTTTGATGTAGTTGGTAGAACAATTGCGAAGATTTGTATATCTTTGCGGCGTATTAGTTCTTTGATAGACTGAGAAGGCTTTGGAGACTAAATTATGCTAAAACCTAAAGCGAGCAATCGCACCAAGTCATTGGTAAAATGGGGCGGATATAGTTTTGAAGTATGGCAGAATGGAGATAAGAACATCTCATATAGTTCGTTCATTATTTCCGATTGTCGATATATGTAAGATTCGTATCTACTTCATTATTTTGTGTCCATTTTTTAGGCACGTGAAAATAGAGAGTACAATGGAAGACAATGTCTAAGCATATTTTAGTTAGGTCATATTGATTTTAGGCACGTGGCAATATTGCCCGAACTAAAATTAAATGCTTATGACTAAAAAAAAGAAGAAGCCTTCAAAGAGAGGGAAGAAGGCTAACAAAAATTCCCTCCATTGTTCTCCAATGATTGTAACACAGGAGAAGAAGATAAAAAATTTGGCAAAATGGATTAAAGCCATTGCTGAATTTATAAAGGCATTGATTCAATTATCAAATGCAATGAAGCCTTTGATAGAATGGTGCAAATCTTTTTTTGAATTGTTATAATCAACTCTCTAATTTCTTTTTTTTGATGATAACAAGCGAAAAATATTTACTATATATACTGGGTGTTAATAAGGAACAGTTGGATTACTTGTTGACACATATAGAAGATTATTATTATTCTTTTGAAAGAGTAAAATTTAATAAGTTTACTGACAAACCAAAGAAGAATAGTAGTGGAGAAATTGCCACTAGACAAATAAACTCGTCTAAAGGAAAACTAAAAGAGGTTCAAACGCGTCTTTATGATTTTATGTCAAAGCAAGTTGAAATTCCTCAATATGTTTATGGTGGTGTTCTGAGGAAAAATAATGTGCGTAATGCTCGTCTTCATCAAGGAAATAAATATATATTTACGACAGACTTGAAGTCATTTTTTCCATCAATTTCTCATAAGCAAGTTTTTCAAATGTTTCTTCGAGAGGGCTGTACGCCTGCTATAGCAAGAATATTAACTAAACTAACTACTCATAAATATCAAGTTCCGCAAGGTATTCCAACCTCAACTTTAATTGCTAATTTGGTATTTAAACCCATAGGCATGGAAATTGACCAGTTAGCAAAGGAGCATCATATTAAATTTTCAATGTTTGTTGACGATATAACTTTATCATCTAAAGTTGATTTTAAAAATCTAGTACCTCAGTTCCTTGCAATCATTAAAAAGTCTGGATTCAGAATCAGTCACAAAAAGACACATTATCAAACTAAAAATCCTATTATAACAGGTGTAATATGCCAAAACAACCGACTTCTTGCTCCTTTGGGTTATAAAAAAAAGATAGCAATACTATCCAAGCAACTCTCAACGCACGAATCTATAAAGAATAAGCTACAAGGAATAAAAGCGTATTTGTCAATAATTGAAAAATCAAGTTCGCTTTGACTATTTATGTTGTCATTATATGTGGTGATTTTATGCTATTCTCCTATTCAATTTAATCTTGCATACGGATTCCGTGTGCGACATTTTACGTTCAATGGTAGATATTTCCGAATCACTGAGGGTATGGGCAAATACCCTCTTTATAAATGTGGCAGTCTGTAAACGTGGTTTGCCGAATGCCTTACCGATATTCCATCCAAAGTGCATAATGTCGATGGTCTTTAATTGAGAATCTACCTTTATAGGTTCGACTTTAGGCAAAGAATCTGATAAGTAGTATTCTGTAACATATCCACATAAGCGATTAAGGTCAGTTTCGTTAAGATAGAGAGCCAAAGTTTGTTTTATATATGTGAGAACTTTATCTAATTTTTTTTGCGATGCTCGTTCTTTTTCAGCCATAGCGGTAGCGTGGTATATCTCATATTCTGTTGGCTGGCTGGATTCTTCTATGGGAGTATTATTGATAATAGAAGATGTGGCTTCATTCTTTGGAAGCTCTGTACTGTCTTCATTGGATTCTGAAAGCGAGAGAGTAGAAACTTCTTCTGTGGTGTCAGATGGAGTTTCATTTTCGATTTCAGATTCTGAAACGATAGATTCTATATCTGCTGCACTTTCAATAACTTCATGATGTTCTATTGGAATTTCAGCTACCACCGTTTTGTTGCGATAGCTCTCAAATCTCATAAAGCATCTTTCTATTGTTGGGGAAAGGAGTTGTCTGAATGCTATTTGCAGATTGAGATAGATTGCTCCAATGACAATAGAGCATACTACAAGAATAAGGTAGCTGCTGAACTCGTCCCAACCATAGTGAAGTACGGTCTGACGGGCTAAAACACCAATGATTGCGATTGTACCAAAAACAATCAGATGCAATGTTATATGTTCTATCTTTCTCTGTTCCATAGTGAGATGTATTAATCGTTTGTGTGCAAATATATAGGATTAATTTTTGAGAAAATCCATAGTTTTGCTTGTTAATGGGCTTTTGACGATATATTTCATCACTTTTCACCACGTTACACTCCTAATAATAAGCGTATTGCAAATTTCTTGTTTTTGAATGAAAATAGCTGGGTAAATAGACTTGTGTATCTTAAAAACAGAAATTATCTGCATCATTTGGGGTGAAACAATGCAGATAATCAATAGGGTATAGAGATATAGCTTATTAGCAATACAATGTATGGTTTGTACCCTTGTTGAGATATAAAAGGATGTTGTAATCTTGATTATGAGCGACTTTGTTTATTAGCCATTCTCTGAATACTATGGAATGTCCGGTGTCTATTTGATAAGATAAGGCTACAACCATATCGAGATTATACACATCGGCATTGTTCCCATTCTCCAATTTGATGTACTTACAAACTTCGTGGCTCTTCAAAATATTGGTTTTCAAGATTCTCTTGATTGCTGCATGGATAGCTCCAGCCGTTGTATAAAACAAGTCTGCAAGTTCCCAAGTGGTCATCCATAATTCGCCATCAGAAATATGGATGCCTAGCCCTTTGTTGGTTATGATTCCTCGTTTCATAGTTACAATTTACTTGAGTGATATTTTATTGGCTGTTTCTCGCTTCTTGGAATTGACCAAATCGGCATATATTTGAGTTGTGGACACGTTCTTATGCGTTAGCATCTTTGATACTGTGTAAATATCTGTACCTAAGGATATTTGTATGACGGCATACGAGTGACGAAATCCGTGGAAGGTTATCGGTTTCGTTATTCCTGCCTTTTTGAGCCAGCTTTTCAGTGGGTAATTAATCATACTTCGCTTCAAATCCTTGAAAACCTTGCCTGTTCCGGGTGTGCCGCATAGTTCGTAGGCTTCGTAACTGATGGGGAGTGTCGCTTCCGTCTGGGTTTTCTGTGTTCTGATACGTAAACAATAGCCTTGGTCGGGGGCGATAGTGAAGTCTTCCCATTGCAGGTTTAGAATATCACTGATGCGTAAACCTGTCAGACAAGCAAACAAAGAGGCTGCTTTCAATACGGGGATGTCGCAAGGAGTGGCTGCGAGTTGCTTCACTTCGTTCAGAGTCAGATACTCTTTCTTCACATCTTGTGGCTCAATCTTATCAAGATAGTCATTGATGTTCTCACGAAACCATTTGTCCCGATAGGCAATCTTCAATAATCCTCTGAAAGTAGAGTAGTAGCCGGATGCCGAATTGAGGGATATGGGTCGGTTGCTATGTTTGAGTTGCTTGGCATTCAGCAAGTATTCACGGAATTTTTTGCATAAGTCTACATTTACATCGCCAAAGGTACATTGTCCCTTGACGAAGTTGTAGAAATGCTGATAGACGAATTGCCATTTCTGGTCTTTGTTCCGACACATCTTCTTGAAATAGGCGAGGAAATCGGCTTTTTGCTTGGTCTTATCCAAGAAACCAAATTCTTCATTGATGAGTGATTGTACCCGGATGCAACGGATTGCTTCTGCTTTGTTCAACATATCGTTGTTGAGCTCCCGTTCCATTTCGTTTTTGGGGTGGGCATAGATGTAGATACCGAGGTATTCCCTGCGGCTCATCTGCATCGTTTCGGGGTTACGGACTGCCGGATAATAATCCAGATACAAGGAAATACGATTATTCCTAATCGCTCTTTGTCGAACTGTTACTTTTGTACACGTGTGTGACATACTGTTTAATATTTAGAGTTTTACATTTGTTTGGTGCAAAGGAATAGAGTGATTTAATGGTGGTAACATTCACCGATAAATAACTTATTCAATCTTGGGTGCTTCAAGTAATTTATCTAGTTCGGGTTTGGAGATAAGCGTGTATTTGCCCTTCTTGACCTTTGGGATATTATGATACTTCGCATAATGATAGAGTTGGTCACGAGTGAGGTTGAACTTCTCCATCGCTTCGGCTACCGTATAATATTGCGGTTCTTCTGGTATGGCAATTCCCTTGGCTATATCTACGTGCTTCTTGGAATAGTACACCATGATGCCCTCTTTCTTCTTGGGGATGGCATTCTTGGAAACGAAACAATAGATGGCAGATAGGGTCATGCCGAACTTCTCCTGCATTTCTTGGGAGCTGTACCATTCGGTAATGTCTGGATTCGGGGCTTTCTTGGCAAAGAAAGCGTCAATATGTTTCTTGCTCCAGTAGGTCTTACCACGATTGAAAGTTCGGGGGATGTTGTTCTTCTTGGCTACCACAAATATCCATGACTCGTTTACATGATATTTCTCTTTGACTTCTGCGGTGGTGTAGAAGTCGGTGATAGGGGCTTTCTCAATGGGTACTCTCTTTTTGTATTCCGCTGCATTTTCAAACAGAAGCTCTATATCTTTTCTTCTGACTAATGTCTTACCTTTGAATTGAACTACTTTTATGATGTTATCTGCCATATAGCGATAAATACTGGCTCGACTAATCCTTAAGAGTTTTGCTGCTTCAGGTGGGGTATAGAATTCCTTGTCCTCAATAGATGGTTTTTCCGTCTTTATTGAGAACTCTTTTTGATAAGTCGCTATACGCTCTTGCCTAATCCGTTCTTTATAGGCTGCATTGTTGCACCTATGAG
The Bacteroides caecimuris DNA segment above includes these coding regions:
- a CDS encoding DUF3987 domain-containing protein is translated as MDTSSINPASIIDEAVDLSMRLAGTDFPVSIFPTKIQRIISEVHECHNYPTDYIASAILTAIAVGIGNTHLAQIKQGWIESPILYMALIGRPGANKSHPLSFAMKPFLDYDYQQNQVFEKALAKYDELMSMSRKERTESGEEQFPQEPVRKRFLISDVTPEGLSLIHAQNKRGLCLWADELSAWFKNFNRYNNGSEEQFWLSVFSAKTTISDRKNAKSSIFIKRPYISVIGTIQKKILSELAKGERSSNGFIDRILFVMPNLQQKARWNDKELPENIEQEWNAIIDKLIQQEYVLNEFGEIEPQILLFTEDAKKRLYEWQHHFSELCDRETNDTIVSIYCKLEIYIIRFCLIIQLARWTCGECDKACIDLLTVERAIKLTEYFKESALSVQNILNENALNSQQQVIVNLLPPSFTTAQAIQIAEQNGMKERTFQRFLNDNIGTLFRKEKHGEYSKINP
- a CDS encoding helix-turn-helix domain-containing protein, producing the protein MQKETVTFDKLPEAVGYLTEQVIELKKMVAELQPQPSDKHVLVEIEDACRIIRKAKPTIYTLVRKGLLPAYKKGKKLYFYEDELLAWIENGRRKSAEQTYEEMLANMQGGVRHKSKSSMKF
- a CDS encoding reverse transcriptase family protein; its protein translation is MITSEKYLLYILGVNKEQLDYLLTHIEDYYYSFERVKFNKFTDKPKKNSSGEIATRQINSSKGKLKEVQTRLYDFMSKQVEIPQYVYGGVLRKNNVRNARLHQGNKYIFTTDLKSFFPSISHKQVFQMFLREGCTPAIARILTKLTTHKYQVPQGIPTSTLIANLVFKPIGMEIDQLAKEHHIKFSMFVDDITLSSKVDFKNLVPQFLAIIKKSGFRISHKKTHYQTKNPIITGVICQNNRLLAPLGYKKKIAILSKQLSTHESIKNKLQGIKAYLSIIEKSSSL
- a CDS encoding mobilization protein, with protein sequence MEQRKIEHITLHLIVFGTIAIIGVLARQTVLHYGWDEFSSYLILVVCSIVIGAIYLNLQIAFRQLLSPTIERCFMRFESYRNKTVVAEIPIEHHEVIESAADIESIVSESEIENETPSDTTEEVSTLSLSESNEDSTELPKNEATSSIINNTPIEESSQPTEYEIYHATAMAEKERASQKKLDKVLTYIKQTLALYLNETDLNRLCGYVTEYYLSDSLPKVEPIKVDSQLKTIDIMHFGWNIGKAFGKPRLQTATFIKRVFAHTLSDSEISTIERKMSHTESVCKIKLNRRIA
- a CDS encoding lipofamily protein codes for the protein MKRGIITNKGLGIHISDGELWMTTWELADLFYTTAGAIHAAIKRILKTNILKSHEVCKYIKLENGNNADVYNLDMVVALSYQIDTGHSIVFREWLINKVAHNQDYNILLYLNKGTNHTLYC
- a CDS encoding site-specific integrase, whose amino-acid sequence is MSHTCTKVTVRQRAIRNNRISLYLDYYPAVRNPETMQMSRREYLGIYIYAHPKNEMERELNNDMLNKAEAIRCIRVQSLINEEFGFLDKTKQKADFLAYFKKMCRNKDQKWQFVYQHFYNFVKGQCTFGDVNVDLCKKFREYLLNAKQLKHSNRPISLNSASGYYSTFRGLLKIAYRDKWFRENINDYLDKIEPQDVKKEYLTLNEVKQLAATPCDIPVLKAASLFACLTGLRISDILNLQWEDFTIAPDQGYCLRIRTQKTQTEATLPISYEAYELCGTPGTGKVFKDLKRSMINYPLKSWLKKAGITKPITFHGFRHSYAVIQISLGTDIYTVSKMLTHKNVSTTQIYADLVNSKKRETANKISLK
- a CDS encoding helix-turn-helix domain-containing protein, producing MSSNIEIKKKCKWCGQIFIARKTTTNYCSHRCNNAAYKERIRQERIATYQKEFSIKTEKPSIEDKEFYTPPEAAKLLRISRASIYRYMADNIIKVVQFKGKTLVRRKDIELLFENAAEYKKRVPIEKAPITDFYTTAEVKEKYHVNESWIFVVAKKNNIPRTFNRGKTYWSKKHIDAFFAKKAPNPDITEWYSSQEMQEKFGMTLSAIYCFVSKNAIPKKKEGIMVYYSKKHVDIAKGIAIPEEPQYYTVAEAMEKFNLTRDQLYHYAKYHNIPKVKKGKYTLISKPELDKLLEAPKIE